A single genomic interval of Calonectris borealis unplaced genomic scaffold, bCalBor7.hap1.2 HAP1_SCAFFOLD_49, whole genome shotgun sequence harbors:
- the LOC142076419 gene encoding olfactory receptor 14J1-like, translated as MAYDRYVAICQPLHYGTLLGSRACVHMAAAAWGSGFLNSFLHTANTFSRPLCKGNAVDQFFCEIPQILKLSCSHTYLRELGLLGFSLCLAFGCFVFIVVSYVQIFRAVLRIPSDHRRHKTFSTCLPHLAVVSLFVGTGIFAHLKPPSISSPSLDVVVAVLYALVPPAVNPLIYSMRNKEIKDALWKLFEYVLLQIIRSSLSH; from the coding sequence atggcctatgaccgttacgttgccatctgccagcccctgcactatgggaccctcctgggcagcagagcttgtgtccacatggcagcagctgcctggggcagtgggtttctcaattctttccttcacactgccaatacattttcacggcccctctgcaagggcaatgctgtggaccagttcttctgtgaaatcccccagatcctcaagctctcctgctcacacacctacctcagggaactTGGGCTTCTTGGGTTTAGCCTTTGTCTagcttttgggtgttttgttttcattgtggtgtcctatgtgcagatcttcagggctgtgctgaggattcccTCTGACCACAGACGGCACAaaaccttttccacgtgcctccctcacctggccgtggtctccctgtttgtcggcactggcatatttgcccacctgaagcccccctccatctcctccccatccctggatgtggtggtggcagttctgtacgcgttggtacctccagcagtgaacccgctcatctacagcatgaggaacaaggaaatCAAGGATGCCCTGTGGAAACTATTTGAATATGTGCTACTTCAGATTATAAGGTCCTCGTTATCCCACTAG